The genomic DNA tgggtctAACAACCTATTAACTTAAACTTTTGAGTTGAAAGTGGAATCAAGTCCGTATAGGTCTAGATAAAAATTTAACGGCTCGTGAGCTGAGGGCAAAGCTCGGGAACTGAGGGGAGCAGAGGGAGAGAGGATCGAGTTGAGGGAGGCGTGCTCGTAAGCTGGGGGAAGCTCGTGAGCTGAGGGAAGGAGGGAAAGAGCGAGCGGAGAGCTGAGAGGAGTCGGGAGTGTCTGTGAGCTTAGGAAACGTCGGGGTGAGTGCTAGTtccgagaaagagagaaggctGTCCTCCCTCCTCTGCATGCTGCAGCAGAAAGGGTCTCAGAGAACAGGGCCGCAGAAAGTCGCAGCTTGCAGGGTCGGGCAGGttgcagaagaagaaaaaagaaaagaaaaagaaaggaaaaagaaactgGTCAGAGAACAGGGCCACAAAACCAGAAGAAGGAAAggcaagaaaaagaagagaaatgaAGAATTGGTCAAACAGATCCTTCTGgcctatttctttttcttttcttttcttttatttgtagTCACTTGTACGGGCGTCTTTGgataattttgatttctcATGATCCGTCAATAATTTCGGGGTGAAAACtttgaaattgagaaatttgaaaaataattggcTTTGCAAGAATTCCAATTTGCTTCGACAGGGATTCAATATTGATAAAAATCGATATCAAATTCTCATCACGCGTCGATTGTAATTGCACGATCATTTTCACATCCCGTCTTTTCACTCAGATGTTCGAAAATGGTATGAGACCATTGTTGCATTCGGAAAAATTTAAGGATCAATATTATGCATAAAAATATCCTTCAATCTCAAATATCGtaccgaattttgaaaatcgaaATTAACTCATGTAAGGCTTGAAATTCTTGTCTTTTCAATATGAAACCCGAAAAATGATCCGGAACCAtcattgtgttcagaaaaatttaggGATCAATGTtgtgcagaaaaatattttttggcaTCGAGTTTTGTCCCAGATTCTGAAATTTGAAGTCGATGCATGTGAACTCCAAAGACGTCCCGTAAAggattttttcttctttatatGCATGACATAAATGACGACCCTCCTAGAACCCGTAGACCAAAACGGGATGCTGACACTTGTGGTTCTGCGTGAAAGGACCATTGGatacatattatatacttAAGTTAATATTTTATGGTCCTGTATAAAGTTTGATAGTCGAGCATGAAGATATGAATCAGAATATAGACAATAAGTATGGGTAACATCAGAACATTAGTATGCCGGTGCTTTTTGCCAGTAATGGATGATATTCAGTCTCATAAAGGCAGTTGCTTATATTGATATCTGTATAGGAAAATACAACAAACTTCCCTGGCTACTCCAAAATGCCATATTCAGTCACTCAACGAACTCCCTGTTTTTAAGCCCCGGCGagatttaatttaaatgtCTTCATCAGTCTTTGTTATTCGGACCGCTTTCAGTCATTTTTCTAGGAAAAGAAGCAATTCGATCGGTAGGTGAACTAGTTCAGTGGTCCAAAATGAAAGTAGACGGACCAAACGGGACATTTCTTGGAAAGTTTCTAAGAGAAGTTTTCCATATAATACGGGTTAGAAGGAATCCCACGTGTAAAACTTCCTTTGCTATACAATAAACAATAACATATCACCTCCATATGTGACAAAGTAAAGCGGTTTGATGATACGAAAATGTGTTTTCTATTTGACTGCAGCATGTTTTCGATGCATGACATACCGCCTGAGGAAGTATCTCTTGTGAAGGTTGGTTGAAAATTTGCAAAACAAAGGAATCAAAAGGATTCAAAGCTTTATATTGAATTCGGAAATTCTATTTGGACATGCTGACAATTAGTGGGCCGGGACAGGCCTTGATAACATGATGTCTTGGTTGGATGCGACACTTTCATGGGGAACATTGGGTAGTGGAGCTCCTATGCTCGTCTTGGCAGTGGACGCAATTGTCATCACTTCTTATCAGATGATGGAAACCAAGAAACCAAAGCTCACGGTGTCATCCCACCTCCTGACCATGTGCCTTATGTCCGTTGGCCATGTCAACAAAGTGATCACTCCGGCAGCCACCCTCACATGCCTCATCTCCCTCTCTCGGGCACTCATGTCATGAAGAAACTCGCCCAGAGTACAGGGATAGTGCTCGGGAACCAGCATCGAAGGCCGTTGTGAACTCCCACCATTGAACAGGTAGTCTCCTTCACCGTAAAAGTCAGTCCTTTTTCTTGCCAAATGAAGTGGGGAAGCTCTTGCCTTGCTTACTCAATCTAATTTCCCAGAAGTTCAAGAACATCAAAGCCTCCATTCCCAAGTCCGGTAGGACTTTCTTTTGTGACTTGTCGAGCCTAATGACTTCAGAAGTAGAGGCACTGAGAGAATAGGCATGTTCTAGATCAAAGAATCTTAGGAATCCCTAACTCTGAGGCGGGATGTATTGCCTAGGGAAAGAACAAGTAGGCTATTGGGCAAGTGCAAAATTATTGAATAAATCTTATTTCCTGCGAGTCGAATGCAATCAATATAGACATGCAGCTATCTTCCCCCGCGCAGTTCACTGTACATTGGGATTATTCTCAAGCATGGTGGTTTGAATTTGTCAGCGCGGATGAAGACAACAGCCCTCCAATCTTTGCAATCTTCTTCTGTCTAAATGATAAACTCTCGCTGTCACGAGGGTTTAGCGCTATATGGCAGCATAAATTATATTGCACGCCTGAAACTAATACGAGCTGCACTTGGCAAAGTGGTTACTTGAAATATTATCTTTGCAATTGAACCATGGTCACTTTAGTTTTCCTGCTTAACGATCCATGGACTTTTGGATAATTTGGGCTTCTTTCAATTCTCTTGGAAAGAACTGGCAGCTGTATAAAAGAACAACACATGAAAGCTATATTATATTCATGCAGAGAATGGATATTCTCCAATAGAGAATGCAAGAGAAACTCTTTGTTCTCCAAGTTCTATCCGTCAATTCTATAAAAGATATTATCTGATTCTCGCGAGATCTTCCCGAACAATTTGATAACACTGGTGCTTATTAGATCCTGCGAAATGGAGGCCGGTGATAATTTAGCAAGCTCCAGTGGAGCTCATCCTGCGGATTCCTCAAGAACAATCGAGAAGTCTGAGGCTGCAAGTACAGTCTGCAGAAACAAGTCTTGCAGCTCAAGGTTTCTCGAGTGCATCGGTGCCCATGAGATTTTCTCGTCTGAGGTAAGCTTGACATGTGAACAATCAATTATTACTCCTTCAAAAGTGGCCGAGTAATAATTAGGAATTTTTCTAGTACAGCAGTCCTGTCTCTCACCAGGGCTTGATAAGTAGGCTTTTGAAAGATACCCAATAGAGGATTCCGACTCGAAAAATTATGCGCTTTATGCTTCCAACTTCTTGAAGAGAATTTGTTGATTGATGTTTGCTTTCATACTTTCCGGGGTCGTTcggcttctttttctttccagtTGTGGAGGGCATCACTTACGGAGCTAGTAGCAACAGCTGCACTCATGTTCACTCTCACCACTTCCATCATCTCCTGCTTGGAATCGGGTGAAACCAATCCAAAGCTCCTCGTACCCATGGCGGTCTTCATCAAtgccttcctcttcctcctggTGACTGTCCCTTTGACTGGGGGGCACATGAACCCCATCTTCTCCTTCATCGCTCTCCTGAAAGGCGTAATAACTCTTTCTCGTGCCTCCGCCTACATCCTTGCACAGTGCATCGGCTCGGTAATGTTAAATCTAAAGGATCTCGATCAAATTAACTGATTTGAAAGTTTAATaaacatttgaaaattttctcaacgTGTAACAGGTAATCGGTTTTCTTGCGATAAAGTCCGTGATGAGCCATGAAGCTGCACAGAAATTCTCCTTGGGAGGCTGTGCCCTGAATGGTTTGGGCCCCGGGACTGCATTAATCCTAGAGTTTATTTGCACATTTTTGGTGCTTTTCATCGGGGTGACAGTGGCATTCGATGAGAGAAGATCCAAGGAACTTGGATTAGTTGTTGTTTGCACCGTTGTGGCAGCAGCTATGGCAGTGGCAGTGTTTGTGTCGGTGACCGTGACTGGGAATGCTCAGTATGGAGGCGTGGGCCTGAACCCAGCCCGATGCTTGGGAGCCGCTTTGGCCGAAGGCAGAGGATTGTGGGATGGGCACTGGGTTTTCTGGATCGGGCCACTCTTGGGCTGTGTGGTCTATTCCGCGATTTCTTCCAACATGCCGAAGGAGGGTTCAGTTCCAGTAGATGAAGAGCACAGTATATTGAAACTTGGACAAGACTCTTGTTTTGGCTCTCCTGCAAATGTCAGGACATTGGTTTCAGTTTAATGTTCCGTAACATACAATCGTGTCCCTAGACTATATCTGAAAGCATGCACTTATTCTATTGCTTCTTCACAAAATGTGGAACCGTAATCATGGAGCCGAAGTCGGATTTTTAAAACATACACAATCTGAAATCCACATACCCATATACCATAAAAGTTATGAGGTGCTTTCCATATCCATCAGTTACATATTTAcacacaaaataaaaataaaagtagaaATGAGATGATCACAGCAGGACATATGCCTTGAAGTAGCTCCATTATGAACACCTTTCATTCATCGGCCACAGTGAGAAGATTTTCGCCTTCTCATTCGGTTCATTGCTGCTTGAAACATCCCAGTTTTTCCATCTTCTCTAGTAGCTGGACTTCCCTTtagttttccattttctgaAAACAGCATTTTATCCTGCAATGTTATGTTCACTTCTCTAGCCTCTGACTGACCAGGATTGGAATTCTCCGAAACATGTGGGCCTAAGACTGGTGCTTCCCCATCATCACCAGATGACATAGCAGATGATATTAGAGGTTTTGCCTGATGGTCAATGCCTGCTCCAGGTCCTGATTCTCTTCCGCTATCACTTCGATGTTCCTGCAAATTTCGGTATCTAatcttaaaattgaaaatctgATGTTCCGTCAGATGCTCTCAATGTCAACAAGATTCAATTAACCTTTCTAATATGTTAGGGGAGGTTTGCTCCATTAGTTTACATAATCTGTTCGAATTTGAAACATGATCAAAGGCCTACTTCTTCACCTTATTTGCGTGTACTGGATCATTAGGCTGCAGAGACAGCGAGTGAGAGGAGGCGTACTGAAAAATCTCGAGAAACCTTGCGAGGCCATAGCCCGTAGCCTTTTGCCATGATGTAACTGCAAGATCCCCTGCTTTGTTCCTCAGCTCCAGCAAGTTCTGATCGATGGCATCCTCGTGTTTTGCCAGAATATCCCTGCAGAAATAATTGTAGATGTACTCTGTTCCCTAGAACAAGAGACAAACATAAAAGACGATCCACGGCATAACCTTGTACAGATCAATACTGACAGAGATTAGTTTTTAGATTTCGAAATCATACATTTGTTTTGTTGTGCCAGAGATagatgaaaaatgccaatttAGCCTCATCATACAATGGTAACCTTCAAGAGAGCAAGACATAAAACAGCGATTGACATATCGAAGCTTCCAAAAATCCGGTGATAAGATCAAGATTGCACTTAGTGCCTTTACGAGTTCCAAATAGAAACGCCTCACCAAGACATGAAAGGGTCCCCGAGTCTCTCACACACTGTAGCAAAAGCTACTAGGATCCTAgagaaacaaataaattacAGTTTGTAAATGTCATGGATTTAGGATTTAAACTAAATATTTGAGATGAAGATTGGAGAAGGCAAAGAAATATCGATGTCCGAGCGTAGATACCAGTATTGACACCAGAACAGAAGCTGCTCGACCTGTGGCTGGTCCTTCTCGACCATCTTAAAGCACTTGAAGGCCGGTAAGCATACCCGAAAACCAACCTGTTGGGGTGTTTAATTCTTTAACGATTTGTCATAAAAAAACGGAAAACGATATGGGTACAGTAGAACAGAAAAATAGCGAAGATGACAGCATACGTACAGAAGCGCACTCGAAAGAATAGATCCCATCAATGCCTTCCCCGCTCAAACATCAAAGAACAGTCAATTGAGTTTCTCAGAGGACGAAGACCTGAATGCACGAAAGTGAATCTCGGATTAAGAACTGGGAAATTCAAACAGAAAAGATGTGATGTTCCACATTCCGAGTTAATTTGATAACCAAAAGATAAAACTAGAAAAAAACATGAAAGAAATTGAACATAAACTTGTAGTGAACTGACATATACTTAAAGTTCATGGTCCGTCATGGAATGGAAGCACATCTATGATACATCTTTAAAGACACGCGATTACTGATCAACAATCTGAAACTCACTGGAATGGACCCGTTGCCGGAAGGTAAAGTTTTGCaatgaaaatatgaaatgaaatcACTATAGGAATGCTTCCATTTTGTCTGGATTCTCCGTTCAAAACACAGACTTGTGCCCACAACTAAGTTGATTGCCGAACGCGTTCAACAATTTTCCACAGACTGCCTTTTGTGCATCACTGGAAAACTCTAATTCGAGTGCCAATTTTCAGAGTTTTGTACATCAAACAGTTGGTTTTTGCAAGAAAAGCCGAAACAGCAGTGGAAGGACTGGGCTTAGAGGGATGAAGACAGACCAGAAATGGAAGAGAGCGTCTACCTGTTGATGAAACTATTACAAGAACAGGGCAGAGAAGATGTTCCGAGACAACTGACTGAAACCGTTTCCAATGTTACTTCAGAAGGACTTTGGTTGTCCTTTTGCCATTTCCAGGAAACGGCGTTTTATGGGGAAGCGACGTGTGAGAGACGCAATAACTGTCTTTGAGGATTTCCCTCCCAAAATATTACTACTTTGTCTGAATCCATAAATTTTAACATTCGActctcataaataaataaaaataaaatcacaaGAAGAGTTTTATTCTTTAGTGAGTCAACCACAAATTGTGTTTCATGTGGCTAGAATTTATCTATATTACATAAATTCAAATCATCTGCTTTATATCACGCCCCGCGAATCCCACATCAATTGTGTAAGGGGAAGATATGAGACTTCTGTAAGGTCCAATAATCTCGtaagtatttagtatttttaagTGACGGGTCTAGCGAGGACGTTATATATGATATCAAAGTCGACCCTGGCCCACAACCATGCAGGATTACGGGTAGGAATTTTGGGGTTACCCACGAGCCCGAATCTGTGGGAGGTATGTATTGGACCCCTGCTTGAGAGCCTAGTGAGGACGCTGAGGCTAGGGGGGAGATTTGTCACGCCCTGTGCGAATCCCACATCCCTTGTGCAAAGGGAAGATctgatatttatatataaggcCTAATGGAGatttatgatttatatgtAAGGCCTAATGATCTCATAAGCAGTTAGTACTTTTGAGTGATGGAGTTAGCGAGCACGTTGCACTTTATTAGAGAAAAATCATACAGGAGAATAGAAACCCCCCACccacccacccccccccccccccccaataAAGATGAATCAAATCATCCATACCCTAAGTCTCCGGAGGATGaggaatcaaaattaatttaattttatttgtttaatataattttagactgaaaattcaattaaataatgaaaaggGAATCTCGTGAACGGTCAATGAACaccaaattaatgaaaaaatcaGTTGTTCTCAGTAACCACAAACATAATCAACGGATATAGGtgttacaatatatatatatatatatatgtatgtaaccagccatttctttttttggttgattTTAACCACCCATTTCACTACTCCACCACTATTTTCTCCCCCATCTTCTCTCTTTTCACTATTTTCTCTatcctctctccctctctctctctctcaccatGCCAGCTACTTCGACTACGTTTGGTTCAATGGAATTGAATAGACGGAgaatagaataaaaatttcttcatttttttgtttggttagAGAGAATAGCaaaatttagaattataattatgaTGTTTGATTGGCTTGAATAAGGAATGTAAAGAACAGAAATAGGGTGAAAAGACAGAAATGCCCTTCATACTAAATCTAATGaattttataagataaatagataactctaatgacaatttttataattaataaaaaataaacattttgaataatttaaaagtaaataatttttacaaattaattattttaattaaattactgaaaattgtgattattaataa from Punica granatum isolate Tunisia-2019 chromosome 2, ASM765513v2, whole genome shotgun sequence includes the following:
- the LOC116194910 gene encoding aquaporin TIP1-2-like, which codes for MEAGDNLASSSGAHPADSSRTIEKSEAASTVCRNKSCSSRFLECIGAHEIFSSELWRASLTELVATAALMFTLTTSIISCLESGETNPKLLVPMAVFINAFLFLLVTVPLTGGHMNPIFSFIALLKGVITLSRASAYILAQCIGSVIGFLAIKSVMSHEAAQKFSLGGCALNGLGPGTALILEFICTFLVLFIGVTVAFDERRSKELGLVVVCTVVAAAMAVAVFVSVTVTGNAQYGGVGLNPARCLGAALAEGRGLWDGHWVFWIGPLLGCVVYSAISSNMPKEGSVPVDEEHSILKLGQDSCFGSPANVRTLVSV